The Lysobacter gummosus sequence TGGCGCCGGGCGTCGGCCAATGGCGGCCCTTCTGGATCTGCGAATTTTTCGGTAGTGCGAACTGAGCCATGCTGGCGATCTCTGGGCTGGCGGCGGTACTGAGGGGTGGGAGTTACCGGCGCGCGAACGGGCGCGCGCCGCGGTCGCCGATCAGTACTTGCGTTCCTTGGGCGGCACGTAGGCCACGTCGTCGGTCAGGGTGTAGTTGTGCACCGGACGGTAGTCGATGCTGGTCGTACCCTTTTCGTCGACATAGCACAGCGTGTGCTTCTGCCACTCGCTGTCGTTGCGGGTGGGGAAATCCTCGCGCGCATGCGCGCCGCGCGACTCGGTGCGGTTCTCGGCCGAGACGATCGTCGCCAGCGCCTGGCTGAGCAGGTTGGACAGCTCGTAGGTCTCGATCAGGTCCGAGTTCCAGATCAACGAACGGTCGCTGACCTTGACGTCGGCGAACAGCGCGTGGATCTCGCGCATCTTGCGCACGCCCTCGCTCAGCGTTTCGCCGGTGCGGAACACCGCCGCGTCGGCCTGCATGGTGCGCTGCATCTTGTCGCGGATGACCGAGGTCGGGGTGCTGCCGCTGGCGTTGCGCAGTTTGTCCAGGCGCGCCAGCGCTTCGTCGCAGGCGTCGGCCGGCAACTTGGCGTGCGGGCCGCCGGGGGTGATGGTCTCGGCGCAACGGTTGGCCACGGCGCGGCCGAACACGACCAGATCGAGCAGCGAGTTCGAGCCCAGGCGGTTGGCGCCGTGCACCGACACGCAGGCCGCTTCGCCGATCGCGTACAGGCCTTCGACCACCGCGTCGGGGTTGCCGTTCTTCAACTGCACGACTTCGCCGTGGTAGTTGGTCGGGATGCCGCCCATGTTGTAGTGCACGGTCGGGATCACCGGGATCGGCTCTTTCTCGACGTCCACATTGGCGAAGATGCGCGCCGATTCGGCGATGCCGGGAAGCTTCTCGTGGATGACTTCCGGACCCAGGTGGGTCAGGTCGAGCAGGATGTGGTCCTTGTGCTCGCCCACGCCGCGGCCTTCGCGGATTTCGATGGTCATCGAACGGCTGACCATGTCGCGCGGCGCCAGGTCCTTCACGCTCGGCGCGTAGCGCTCCATGAAGCGCTCGCCGTTGCTGTTGCGCAGGATGCCGCCCTCGCCCCGCACGCCTTCGGTGATCAGGCAGCCGGCGCCGTAGATGCCGGTCGGGTGGAACTGCACGAACTCCATGTCCTGCAGGCCCAGGCCCGCGCGCAGCGCCATGCCGCCGCCGTCGCCGGTGCAGGTATGGGCTGAGGTCGCGGAGAAGTACGCGCGGCCGTAGCCGCCGGTGGCCAGCACCGTGCCCTGAGCGCGGAACAGGTGCAGCGTGCCTTCGGCCATGTCCAGGGCGAGCACGCCGCGGCAGGCGCCGGTCTCGTCCATGATCAGGTCGAGAGCGAAGTATTCGATGAAGAACTGCGCGTCGTGCGCCAGCGACTGCTGGTACAGCGTGTGCAGGATGGCGTGGCCGGTGCGGTCGGCGGCGGCGCAGGTGCGCTGCGCCGGCGGGCCTTCGCCGTACTTGGTGGTCATGCCGCCGAACGGGCGCTGGTAGATCTTGCCCTCGTCGGTGCGCGAGAACGGCACGCCCTGGTGTTCGAGCTCGATGATGGCCGGGATGGCCTCCTTGCACATGTACTCGATCGCGTCCTGGTCGCCCAGCCAGTCCGAACCCTTGACGGTGTCGAAGAAGTGGTAACGCCAGTCGTCCTCGCCCATGTTGCCCAGCGCGGCGGAGATGCCGCCCTGCGCGGCCACGGTGTGCGAACGGGTCGGGAACACCTTGGTGATGCAGGCGGTCTTCAGGCCCTTCTGGGCCAGGCCGAAGGTCGCGCGCAAACCGGCGCCGCCGGCGCCGACCACGACCATGTCGAACTTGTGTTCTTGAATCTTGTAGGCAGAGGCCACGACTCAGGCTCCCAACGTGATGCGGATGATGGCGAGCACGCTGGCGAGAGCCGCGAGTACGCAAACGAAAACGACGGCGATCTGCGAAGCGACCGCCAGACCCGGGGTGTGGACGTAGTCCTCGATGATGACCTGCAGGCCGAGCTTGGCGTGCCAGAACATCGCGATGACGAACGCGCTCAGCAGCACCGCGTTGCAGGGATTGGCGACCGAGGCGCGCACGCTGGCGTAGTCGCCGCCGATCCACGACACGATCAGGCCCAGCACGTACAGGGTCAGCCCGATCAGCGCGATCGCGGTGACGCGCTGGACGATGAAGTGATGGGTGCCGTCTTTGGCCGACCCCAGACCGCGCGCGGTCTTGAGCGGGTTGCGCAGCTGCTTGCCGCTGTTGCTTCCGATCTTGGTGCTCATGCGCCACCTCGCGACATCATGGCCACGACCCAGATCAAGGCGGTCAGCACCAGGCTGCCGATGACGCTGATCCAGCCGTTACGGATGAAGGTCTCGACCTTGTAGGCGTAGCCCGCGTCCTGGACCAGATGGCGGATGCCGTTGATCAGGTGGTAGGCGAAGGCCCAGGTCCAGCCGAACAGGACCAGAAAGCCCAGCGGCGAGCGCGCGCAGGCGACGAAGCGCGCCCACGACTCCGGCCCGGCGGCCAGGGCGACCAGGCCCCAGGCGATCAGCAAGGCGCCGACGAAAAGGATTACACCGGTGGTCCGGTGCACGATCGAGGTCACCATCTGAATCTGCCAGCGGTAAACCTGCAGATGAGGTGATAGGGGTCGTTCGCGGTTCGCCATTAGCGTGGCAATCTCGGCTGGGCGGCGGCGCCGCGTGGCGGGAAGCGTGGGAGCGCTTGGGTAT is a genomic window containing:
- the sdhA gene encoding succinate dehydrogenase flavoprotein subunit, with translation MVVVGAGGAGLRATFGLAQKGLKTACITKVFPTRSHTVAAQGGISAALGNMGEDDWRYHFFDTVKGSDWLGDQDAIEYMCKEAIPAIIELEHQGVPFSRTDEGKIYQRPFGGMTTKYGEGPPAQRTCAAADRTGHAILHTLYQQSLAHDAQFFIEYFALDLIMDETGACRGVLALDMAEGTLHLFRAQGTVLATGGYGRAYFSATSAHTCTGDGGGMALRAGLGLQDMEFVQFHPTGIYGAGCLITEGVRGEGGILRNSNGERFMERYAPSVKDLAPRDMVSRSMTIEIREGRGVGEHKDHILLDLTHLGPEVIHEKLPGIAESARIFANVDVEKEPIPVIPTVHYNMGGIPTNYHGEVVQLKNGNPDAVVEGLYAIGEAACVSVHGANRLGSNSLLDLVVFGRAVANRCAETITPGGPHAKLPADACDEALARLDKLRNASGSTPTSVIRDKMQRTMQADAAVFRTGETLSEGVRKMREIHALFADVKVSDRSLIWNSDLIETYELSNLLSQALATIVSAENRTESRGAHAREDFPTRNDSEWQKHTLCYVDEKGTTSIDYRPVHNYTLTDDVAYVPPKERKY
- the sdhD gene encoding succinate dehydrogenase, hydrophobic membrane anchor protein, whose protein sequence is MSTKIGSNSGKQLRNPLKTARGLGSAKDGTHHFIVQRVTAIALIGLTLYVLGLIVSWIGGDYASVRASVANPCNAVLLSAFVIAMFWHAKLGLQVIIEDYVHTPGLAVASQIAVVFVCVLAALASVLAIIRITLGA
- the sdhC gene encoding succinate dehydrogenase, cytochrome b556 subunit, with the protein product MANRERPLSPHLQVYRWQIQMVTSIVHRTTGVILFVGALLIAWGLVALAAGPESWARFVACARSPLGFLVLFGWTWAFAYHLINGIRHLVQDAGYAYKVETFIRNGWISVIGSLVLTALIWVVAMMSRGGA